In Tachysurus vachellii isolate PV-2020 chromosome 10, HZAU_Pvac_v1, whole genome shotgun sequence, the following proteins share a genomic window:
- the supt7l gene encoding STAGA complex 65 subunit gamma — MMRYWGELPVASAPPGRSSFDLLQREFRQVEMQDPPLHQPSARRPRPTTMLDVPSEPCSLTIHTVQLCQHARRLRSLITAAQLGQQPSGTGSEAQVLIKPEDMDSLPPRPVTPAAPDDLLPLDSKAPCELFQLRHSDPESDFYKGEGEPVTELSWPSCRQLLYQSVATVLAHAGFESAMESVLETLTDLVHEHYLRLTQLLRVAVDREARLGSTPFPDVVEQVFHEVGIGSVLALQRFWQVRIKDYHSYMLQVSKELSDEYERLVNPEKALEDSKPLKVKEEPISDLPFTLNEEAEGEMTSAEQAMSTGVLGMPSDRLAGGLEDGHSPHTSGAAGNGSPLWQLQQVKMEPQDSEEGQVSGHGVLTSDVFEDGPMSTMSDGGTAPSPGDTDASYGSQSPDSLIGTSPFNQRPKKRLRKV; from the exons ATGATGCGCTACTGGGGTGAGCTCCCGGTGGCCTCTGCCCCACCAGGCCGCAGCTCCTTCGATCTCCTGCAGCGTGAATTTCGCCAAGTCGAGATGCAAGACCCTCCTCTGCACCAGCCTTCAGCACGGCGTCCTcgtcccaccaccatgctggaCGTTCCCTCTGAGCCCTGCAGCCTCACAATCCACACGGTGCAGCTGTGCCAGCATGCCAGACGACTCCGCAGCCTAATCACGGCTGCACAGCTGGGCCAGCAACCCTCGGGCACTGGGTCTGAGGCTCAGGTTCTGATCAAACCAGAAGATATGGATTCACTACCACCACGTCCGGTCACACCGGCGGCACCGGATGATCTGCTGCCTCTGGACAGCAAAGCCCCTTGTGAGCTGTTTCAGCTGCGACACAGTGACCCAGAGAGCGACTTCTACAA GGGTGAAGGAGAGCCAGTGACGGAGTTGAGCTGGCCTTCATGCCGCCAGCTGCTTTACCAATCAGTTGCCACAGTGTTGGCACACGCAGGTTTTGAGTCAGCCATGGAGAGTGTGCTGGAGACCTTGACTGACCTGGTGCATGAGCATTACCTGCGTCTGACTCAGCTGCTGCGCGTAGCCGTGGACCGTGAAGCCCGTCTCGGCTCTACTCCTTTTCCTGATGTTGTGGAACAGGTCTTCCACGAGGTGGGCATCGGCAGTGTGTTGGCGCTACAGCGCTTCTGGCAGGTCCGCATTAAAGACTACCACAGCTACATGCTTCAG GTCAGCAAAGAGCTCTCAGACGAGTATGAAAGACTGGTAAACCCTGAGAAGGCTCTGGAGGATTCCAAGCCGCTTAAAGTGAAGGAGGAACCTATTAGTGATCTTCCCTTCACTCTGAATGAGGAAGCCGAGGGGGAGATGACTTCAGCCGAGCAAGCGATGTCCACTGGAGTGCTGGGGATGCCGAGTGACAGACTGGCTGGTGGACTGGAGGATGGACactcgcctcacacctcag GTGCAGCAGGAAATGGCTCCCCCTTGTGGCAGCTGCAGCAGGTAAAGATGGAGCCACAGGACAGCGAGGAGGGTCAGGTTTCAGGCCACGGCGTTCTCACAAGTGACGTCTTCGAAGACGGCCCGATGTCCACCATGAGCGACGGAGGAACAGCTCCGTCTCCCGGCGACACGGACGCCAGCTACGGCTCTCAGTCTCCGGACTCACTGATAGGCACATCCCCTTTCAACCAACGGCCGAAGAAACGATTGCGCAAAGTCTAA